Within the Scleropages formosus chromosome 8, fSclFor1.1, whole genome shotgun sequence genome, the region AACATGGCTTTGCACAGCTAAAACCCAACTTTAGAACAAAGGGACAAAActggtgctgtgaaacagatgAGGAGCTATCATGACATGAGGCAGTAGGTGATATGATAGTTTGAGCTGCCCCTTTTGAACTTAGAGatcacagattcaaatcctagctcctgttgtagtatttttgagcaaggtatttaccctgaattgcttcagtaaaaattgcgAAGCTATGtgaatgggtaaaacattgtaaatcacacacacacacacacacacacacacacacacacacacacacacacacacacacacatttccagaaccacttgtcccatacggggtcacggggaaccggagcctacccagcaacacagggcgtaaggccggagggggaggggacacacccaggacgggacgccagtccgtcacaaggcaccccaagcagggactcgaaccccagacccactggagagcaggacccggtccaacccactgcgccaccacgccccctctgtcattgtaaatcactttagagaaaaatgtaatgcagtcacacacacattggctgaagctgcttgtcccaagtggggtcacggcaaaccggagcctaatccagaaatacagggcacaaggctggagggggaggggacacacccaggacaggatgccagtctgtcacaaggcaccccaagcgggacttgagccccagacccaccagagagcaggacccaaccaagctcactgcgccaccgtgcccccataatgctttcagtttcacttaatttttcaaGGTCCTGACTGTTACACACATGTGGTGTGTGAAAGACTGAGCTGCATGTGTTGATCTGGTGTGTGAAAGACTTTGAGCTGCATGTGCTGATATAACGCCACCCAGTGTCGTTTAAATACTTTGGGCCAAGAAGGCTGCATACATAGAAAGATACTCAGCTGAAAGCAGTTCAAACCTATGCTGCCTCCAGATTtgattttaaatagattttaatGATCTCTGCTATTTATtagtattttacattatatattctttttttttttttagttatgtATGACTTACTTTTaatgacaacagcaacaaatttCTTGTGCTTTGTCAAAGTGGATTTTATAATTGCATAATCAGGAGATATGTACAATATTCACAGACCCTGTAGAGCAGGAAATCTGACCATATTAATGGTAAACAGACATTGATAAAAAGCTGAGAATGGCCTTAAGCCTGGGGACAGGACTGTAGTCCATGAGGAGGCAAACCAAATCCCAACAAAAGACTGAGCGTTTTAATTTAAAGTATGGTATGTATGGCACTTGTCACTTTTGCACTTGACATACATGTTCATAAATTtgataataagaaataatttgtgTAACGTCACACTTTTTGCTTTTCCTGCTTAAACGTAGTTACAATTTCAAAATCTGACAGTGATCAATTTGTCAAAGGCTTACACTCCATCTTCAGAGTGTGAAAATTACATCCCTTGAGACCTCAAACAtagtgtgcgcacacacacacacacacacacacacacacgcttgtccTAAGCCAggtgcagcgagccagagcctaacctggcaacgcagggcacaaggctggagagggaggggatacacccaggacaggatgccagtccactgcaaggcacgccaagcaagacctgaaccccagacccaccggaaaccaggccctggtcaaacccactacactATTGCATCCCCCATTCAAACATAGTGTATGGTAGCAAAAGAAATAGTCTACATATAATCCTCCCATGATGTTTTTGTGGAAGGAACTTGATTCCTTACAGGAATTTCCATCTCATAGGACTTCCATATGGACAAGGTTTATGCAAAGCCCCTATtgacaaatgtgaaatatgcacAAGACACTGTTTActgatattttactgaaattatacAAGACTCACGTTGACAAAGAGAATTATATCACTGTCCGAAAGCCATGTGTGTTTGAATATGTCACTGGATCCTAAATCCTAaaaatgcaatggaaaaaataattaaaggcaATGCAAATACCTGAAGATCTGACCACATTGATGAAATAATTTCTGATATAAAATCCAAtcaatattctttttttgtcagttGCCAGTTTATCAGTTTCATGCAAGATTGTATTAGGTACTTTTAATCTGTTTGAAAAGGTGAACATTTGCAGACATTCCTTATACATTCTTAGAAATTATGTGTTTAATGATGTATTTTGTTACTCAAGATTTGTCCTCTGGTTTTTTCTATTAATGGGTAAAGAGCTGTTATGATAGAGTTGCAAAGGTGAGGACAAGGGCACAGAGTGGTCTCATTTTCTATTTAATCCAACAGACACAAATTgttcttaaaaaataataaaatggttaaaaattacactttttatatGCACTCagaacatacacactttctgaactgcttatcccatacggggtcatgggaaACCAGAGTGTAATCCAACAACtcaaggtgtaaggctggaggggacacacccaagacaggacgccagtctgtcacaaggcaccttaagcgggacttgaaccccagacccacgggagagcagaatttagtccaacccactgcaccactgtgctaccgcaccccccacttgtGCTCAGAACTAATAAATCAATTTATATGAAGTACACATTAGGCCTATTTGTtaacttaaaatattacatgtaaatgtaacttgcagtgattttgaTATCtaagaaaaggtttttttttttaacataacttttttaaaaactcttctGGTCttctggggtgttttttttattttttagctcTTTTGAGGCGCATTTTACAGCTCTCGGTGACACGTATACACATTGGTCACCAtgtcaataaaaatgtactccAGGTCTGCAGTTTATGGGGCCTTCCAAGAATACACACTCAACTCTGAAAAGATCAGAGGAGTTGTTCTTAATTCATACTAAACTGTGTGTTCCCTAAGCAGGATATAAAAGAGGAAAGAGGACATTTGTGAGATTCATGTGTCAGTCTGTGGTGGGAGGTGCATCTTTTGTTTCACCTCGTTTTGAGAGCagtataaaaaaagaacatgacaTCACCCACGCAATGAAGCTGTGCTAAAGAATTATCTGTGTTGGAGCTTACATGTGAAGGGTCTTGAATGAACCTGCCCAAGAACACTAGACAGTCCACAAACACCTGATTGATcagcttatttacatttatccagaAGGGTGTTTCATAGGGACAGTAAGGGGTGAAGTGTGTATTGTGGAGCTGAATCTTCACTGAACTCAGACTTACACAAAAGCTCAACTTAGTCatttgaggaaaaaatgcagtgttgGAAAAGTTAAATTTTAACTGGATTAAACACGGCTCAGCCTTTACTAACATTACTGGACtcatgcttttaaaaattataggAAGATTCCCCATACCTATTGTATTAGCCTCTTCTAAAAATTGACCATTTCCAAGGGAGAATTTAGTGCACTTCACATTTGGACCTTTTTTCTCGCCCTCTTAAAGGAAGCAAGGCGGTTGAACGATCCCATAATCCTCTGCGGTGCACCGCGAATGAACGATCCCAGAATGCTGTGCGTCGCGGGCCCAAGATCTCAGAGCTGTGCTCGGTGCAGCGCGACCGAATGGTTCCTATTCGTATTTTATGTACGAATTTGCCGTTTTAAATCCAGTTATCGGTAAGCGACCGTTAAAGTAGTACTTCTTATAAACGTTGATTTCCTACAGCGGAGGAACCAGCCTGGTGGTGCAGAATcacttatatttacttttagCTGACTGTAGTTATCTAGACAAAgcaaaggtacttatcctgaagggtacagtaaaaactacccaggtAAATCATCGAACGTGTCAAGTGAGTCGTTGTTGTGCGGAAGCCAAGCAAGTATAGCATGGTGGGATTCAAGCCAGATTCCTGaggcagcactaaccactccTCCGGTACAGCATGTTTTGGATTTCGATGTAAATTAGGTTAACACTGTTGTAGTGTTATTTAATCTAAGTTTTTAAGCAGAAATGCTGAATAATAAACTCAAACTGGTGATCAGATTTTCGACAATGCTAATGTACACCGGGTGGctcacagcaagtagcactggtgtctcacagcacctgggtggtgcgagaggacacgggtttgagacccctgttcagtctgtgtggagtttgcatgttctccctggtttcctccaggtgatctggtttcctcccccagtccaaagacatgctgttcaggctcacctgtagtgtgtgagtgacagagtgtgttccactaatgtatgggtgagtgacccattgtaagtaatgtatctagtgtaagtcaccttggttaataaggtgtgtgggctgataacactacatagagttcatttgaagttgctttggacaaaagtgctaaataaatatattagtgTGCTGCATTAAAATGTATCTTGTATTCTTTATATAAAGTGAATGTTAAAATATCTATATTGTTACTTGATGGAATTGGAAATATGCTGAAATATAGAAACCTGTGTTTTGATTTTATATTCACACGTGTACAGCAATGTCACAACGGAAAAGGATGCGTGTTTCAGCtctggagagagagagccatCTGCCTGTGCCACGCCCCTTGGATAGCCATTCCCCCAGTATATCACCACACCCCTTGGATGACCACACTCCCCTTCCTACAAAACAACTTACCAGTCATTACTTCTCTGAGGAACAGCAGAATGACCTCAGGCTAGGAGAGGAGTTCTTCAACCAGCAATGTGTGAACCTGGCCAGAGCCTTCTTGGGAAAGGTGAGTATTAATAAAGTTATTGAAATCACAACAAAAAGTATTAAATGCCCGGGTCCTTCTGGTCATTTCACTAACTGCACTGCCTCAGATGTACATCATACACCGCAGATCCTGGTGCGCCGCTTGATGGATGGGACGGAACTAAGGGGGAGAGTGGTCGAGACAGAGGCCTACCTGGGAGGGAATGACAAGGCCTCCCACTCAGCGGGGGGGAAGTGCACAGAGAGGAACATGGCCATGTTCATGAAGCCCGGCACCATTTATGTGTATCAGATCTATGGCATCTACTTGTGCATGAACGTATCAAGCCAAGGTAAAAACATATGGCATTTTACtgcgttctgagaaatgcatcactGTCAGTACCTTTTTAAGAATCcctgaaaaaagaaagggaCTTTGAACACGAAGCGCTATTTACAGGGAGAGTTACACGTGGTACCATGTGACAGTCTGTTGAATAGTTAAGACGAGTGTGCTGTCCAGATACTTTTTGTGGTCTATTTTACTGGGACATTAGTACCATGTATTCAGCACCTGTatcagtgggtttttttttttttctgcctgcaAGTGGATTGTGTTGTCAGCTGCTGACCCTGATTTCCATGTTGTTCAGAAGAgggtgctgctgtgctgctacGCTCCCTCGAACCGCTGCAGGGACAAGCTGTGATGCGGCAGTTACGCTCAGCCCGCCGGAGACAGAGCTCACGACCCCTTAAAGACAAAGAGCTCTGCAACGGTCCCTCCAAGCTGTGCCAGGCATTGGACATCTCTCGTGCCTTTGACCGCCGCGACCTGGTCTCTGATGCCGAGGTATGGCTGGAGAGGGACCCCCTGGAGGCTCTGGCAGAGTCCCGACAGGTAGTGGCAGCCCCTCGCATCGGCATAGAGGCTCATGGAGAATGGGCTGTGAAGCCCCTGCGCTTTTACCTACAGGGTCACCCATGCGTAAGTGTGGTGGACCGGGATGCTGAGAGACGGACCAACTTCGGAGTGGGGCCTGCTGGCAGCTCTGTATAGGGGGACAAGACTTGGGAAACAGAACAGTGCGCTACATAACTGAAAATGAGCTTTACTgctgatctgtttttttttttttttttttttacttaaactgCAAGACAGGCCTGTGGTGGTGAAGGCTAGGTTGGAAGTGTCCTCAGTGTTTACACCACCTTGCATGTTCACTGATTGCTTGAGAGCTGGCTGTGCAATCCTTCTCAGATTAAACATTGAAAAAACCAATAATGCTGCAGAGACAAGTAAAATGAGCCATTATGGcataaaataaaccttttattCACAATAGAAGTAacatttttgtaacttttttctaCTTAATGTTCTGTTCACTACCTTCAACATTTAAAGACTGATTGattgttcttcattttgaaCAGTAAAGGTACTTGTCTGTGAGACTTGGACTGCATATTGTTTTTCTACCAAAGAGTTCACAGCACTGGGAAAATCTCACACCTCTTGGTTTAAATTGTGTGACATTTAAATGGCCATAAATCATATTGCAAGGTGCTCACCTTCAGAGCAGGACTTCGTGGTACGAATCTTACAGCTGCTCACGATGAACATTAACAGTGAACTGT harbors:
- the mpg gene encoding DNA-3-methyladenine glycosylase isoform X1, with product MYEFAVLNPVIAMSQRKRMRVSALERESHLPVPRPLDSHSPSISPHPLDDHTPLPTKQLTSHYFSEEQQNDLRLGEEFFNQQCVNLARAFLGKILVRRLMDGTELRGRVVETEAYLGGNDKASHSAGGKCTERNMAMFMKPGTIYVYQIYGIYLCMNVSSQEEGAAVLLRSLEPLQGQAVMRQLRSARRRQSSRPLKDKELCNGPSKLCQALDISRAFDRRDLVSDAEVWLERDPLEALAESRQVVAAPRIGIEAHGEWAVKPLRFYLQGHPCVSVVDRDAERRTNFGVGPAGSSV
- the mpg gene encoding DNA-3-methyladenine glycosylase isoform X2 — protein: MYEFAVLNPVIAMSQRKRMRVSALERESHLPVPRPLDSHSPSISPHPLDDHTPLPTKQLTSHYFSEEQQNDLRLGEEFFNQQCVNLARAFLGKILVRRLMDGTELRGRVVETEAYLGGNDKASHSAGGKCTERNMAMFMKPGTIYVYQIYGIYLCMNVSSQEGAAVLLRSLEPLQGQAVMRQLRSARRRQSSRPLKDKELCNGPSKLCQALDISRAFDRRDLVSDAEVWLERDPLEALAESRQVVAAPRIGIEAHGEWAVKPLRFYLQGHPCVSVVDRDAERRTNFGVGPAGSSV
- the mpg gene encoding DNA-3-methyladenine glycosylase isoform X4, which codes for MCEPGQSLLGKDVHHTPQILVRRLMDGTELRGRVVETEAYLGGNDKASHSAGGKCTERNMAMFMKPGTIYVYQIYGIYLCMNVSSQEEGAAVLLRSLEPLQGQAVMRQLRSARRRQSSRPLKDKELCNGPSKLCQALDISRAFDRRDLVSDAEVWLERDPLEALAESRQVVAAPRIGIEAHGEWAVKPLRFYLQGHPCVSVVDRDAERRTNFGVGPAGSSV
- the mpg gene encoding DNA-3-methyladenine glycosylase isoform X3 yields the protein MSQRKRMRVSALERESHLPVPRPLDSHSPSISPHPLDDHTPLPTKQLTSHYFSEEQQNDLRLGEEFFNQQCVNLARAFLGKILVRRLMDGTELRGRVVETEAYLGGNDKASHSAGGKCTERNMAMFMKPGTIYVYQIYGIYLCMNVSSQEEGAAVLLRSLEPLQGQAVMRQLRSARRRQSSRPLKDKELCNGPSKLCQALDISRAFDRRDLVSDAEVWLERDPLEALAESRQVVAAPRIGIEAHGEWAVKPLRFYLQGHPCVSVVDRDAERRTNFGVGPAGSSV